A single genomic interval of Pseudorasbora parva isolate DD20220531a chromosome 21, ASM2467924v1, whole genome shotgun sequence harbors:
- the sgca gene encoding alpha-sarcoglycan, with protein sequence MADKRNWALAITVCAAGLLAVRADIITEAPVGQLFVYELHRELFQSEFEPFHKVFGQLYNDPMVFKCNKERFPDLPRWLRFTQRDPYDNGFLYGTPLPQDQGRNIIEIFVINKRSYDTFRERLVINVGPAVKRLPYQAEFLIERREIEKVLPAAVQQEIQLDIQHLWGTSRLDFVNITSALDRGGRVPLPLPGYFEGVYVKLGSDRPFSKCMLSLETTEQQRECEAGGKISGDCTTCTNPINCITWCKTVLLDLSKPVPPAPVPTVGSGVLAWGGEFSPPESPPDRDFLPDYIFTVIIPFALALILCLILAYIMCCRREGVLKRNAKTPDLQLYHHHTIQDNANELRRMAGGDRLTVDTPRQCLQPLLMAEQAMAER encoded by the exons ATGGCAGACAAAAGGAACTGGGCTTTGGCAATCACAG TGTGCGCAGCCGGTCTTCTGGCGGTCCGGGCAGACATTATCACTGAGGCTCCGGTGGGTCAGCTGTTTGTCTATGAGCTACACCGAGAGCTTTTCCAGAGTGAATTTGAGCCTTTTCATAAAGTCTTTG GTCAACTATACAATGATCCCATGGTGTTTAAATGCAACAAGGAGCGTTTTCCAGATCTGCCCCGGTGGCTCCGCTTTACCCAGAGGGACCCCTATGACAACGGATTCCTGTACGGGACGCCACTGCCACAGGACCAGGGCAGGAACATCATCGAG ATATTTGTGATCAACAAACGGAGTTATGACACATTTCGCGAGAGGCTGGTGATAAACGTGGGTCCTGCAG TAAAGCGTCTGCCGTACCAGGCCGAGTTCCTCATAGAGCGGAGAGAGATTGAGAAGGTGCTTCCTGCGGCTGTTCAACAGGAGATTCAGCTGGACATTCAGCATCTGTGGGGAACCAGCCGGCTGGATTTTGTGAACATTACCTCTGCTCTGGACAGGGGCGGTCGCGTCCCCCTTCCTCTTCCAGGATATTTTGAGGG TGTGTATGTGAAACTGGGTTCAGACCGGCCCTTTTCCAAATGTATGCTGAGCCTGGAGACGACGGAGCAGCAGAGAGAGTGTGAGGCCGGAGGGAAGATCAGTGGAGACTGCACCACCTGCACAAACCCCATCAACTGCATAACCTGGTGCAAAACTGTCCTG TTGGATCTGTCCAAGCCTGTTCCTCCTGCCCCGGTCCCTACCGTGGGTTCAGGTGTCCTGGCGTGGGGTGGAGAGTTCAGTCCTCCGGAGTCTCCGCCCGACAGAGATTTCCTCCCCGACTACATATTCACCGTCATCATTCCCTTCGCTCTGGCTTTGATCCTCTGTCTCATCCTGGCCTACATCATGTGCTGTAGGAGAGAGGGAGT CCTGAAACGAAATGCCAAGACCCCTGA TCTCCAGCTGTACCATCACCACACCATCCAGGATAACGCCAACGAGCTGCGGAGGATGGCCGGCGGTGACAGGCTCACCGTGGATACACCTCGGCAGTGCCTTCAGCCCCTCCTCATGGCGGAGCAGGCCATGGCTGAGCGCTGA